A single Paenibacillus kribbensis DNA region contains:
- a CDS encoding DUF917 domain-containing protein produces the protein MDALKLDERIVEYAVYGGAVLGGGGGGWVEEGLRIGKLALEAGQPLLVPIDHFADDDLFVTVAVVGAPAAPDKYVKPVHYVKALNMVSSMTGKGVRALHTNENGGETTINGWFQSALTGIPVVDFACNGRAHPTGTMGSMNLTELPNYVSHQAAVGGRGEHYIELGITSSLDHAASLVRKASVEAGGLVAVARNPVTAAYAKANGTPGAISRAIAVGEAMLAHQGEAAIAAVTAELGGKVIATGEVTECRLETSGGFDAGVVHIADSGRVYEMTFWNEYMSLELDGERLATFPDLIMTLDIDTGRPVITAAVNKGQRLVVIAVPKERLLLSTTMSNSKLLQSIEPIIHKPILPYL, from the coding sequence ATGGACGCTTTAAAGCTGGATGAAAGGATTGTTGAATATGCCGTATATGGCGGTGCTGTCTTGGGCGGCGGAGGCGGAGGCTGGGTTGAGGAAGGGCTGCGGATCGGCAAGCTGGCTCTTGAAGCAGGACAGCCGCTGCTAGTGCCAATAGACCATTTTGCAGACGACGATCTCTTCGTTACTGTGGCTGTTGTTGGTGCTCCGGCTGCGCCGGATAAATATGTAAAGCCCGTTCATTATGTAAAAGCCCTGAATATGGTCTCTTCCATGACAGGAAAGGGCGTCCGGGCTCTGCACACGAATGAGAATGGCGGCGAAACAACGATTAATGGCTGGTTTCAGTCGGCCTTGACCGGTATCCCGGTTGTGGATTTTGCATGTAACGGGCGGGCGCATCCCACAGGAACGATGGGCTCGATGAATTTAACCGAGCTGCCGAATTACGTCAGCCATCAGGCTGCCGTAGGCGGACGCGGGGAGCACTATATAGAATTGGGCATTACAAGTTCCCTGGATCATGCCGCTTCGCTGGTTCGTAAAGCCTCGGTGGAAGCTGGAGGATTGGTAGCAGTTGCGAGGAATCCAGTGACTGCTGCTTATGCAAAAGCGAATGGTACCCCGGGAGCCATTTCCCGGGCAATCGCCGTCGGAGAAGCGATGCTGGCTCACCAAGGCGAGGCTGCGATTGCTGCCGTGACCGCCGAGCTGGGCGGCAAGGTTATCGCTACAGGTGAAGTCACAGAGTGCCGGCTTGAAACATCAGGAGGCTTTGACGCCGGGGTGGTTCATATAGCGGATAGCGGTCGGGTCTACGAAATGACCTTCTGGAATGAGTACATGTCGCTGGAGCTTGACGGGGAACGGTTAGCCACATTTCCAGACCTGATCATGACATTGGATATCGATACAGGCAGACCTGTCATCACAGCTGCCGTAAACAAAGGACAGCGGCTGGTTGTCATTGCAGTACCGAAGGAACGACTTCTGCTGAGTACGACCATGTCTAACAGCAAATTGCTGCAATCGATTGAGCCAATAATCCATAAGCCGATACTGCCCTACTTATAA
- a CDS encoding aspartate/glutamate racemase family protein — MLGIIRVLTMQDEAAIGLHGRVIEQRYGLPVTSVCIPDQPKGIYDDITDREAVPKIVLAAQQLVQQGCTSIGISCAADPALEETRQAVAVPVYGAGSCAAHLALTSASRVGVLTILDEAPPLIRHILGESYIGTERPEGVRTTLDLNTPQGKEAAMAAALRLQEKGAEVIVLACTGFVTMNFAPELEHALGIRAVDPIVALGAAASIHWQPHHDEAQAG; from the coding sequence ATGCTTGGAATTATCAGAGTGCTCACCATGCAGGACGAAGCAGCTATCGGCCTCCACGGCCGGGTCATCGAGCAGCGCTACGGGCTGCCTGTTACCAGTGTATGTATCCCCGATCAGCCCAAGGGAATTTACGATGATATCACAGACCGGGAGGCAGTGCCCAAAATTGTGCTCGCCGCGCAACAGCTTGTTCAACAGGGCTGTACGTCTATCGGTATTAGCTGCGCGGCAGATCCAGCACTAGAGGAAACTCGCCAGGCTGTAGCTGTCCCTGTCTATGGAGCCGGATCCTGTGCAGCACATCTGGCTTTGACATCGGCCAGCCGTGTCGGCGTGTTGACCATTTTGGACGAGGCTCCACCATTAATTCGCCATATACTGGGCGAGTCTTATATCGGTACGGAGCGTCCCGAGGGTGTGCGGACGACGCTGGACCTGAACACTCCACAAGGCAAAGAGGCTGCCATGGCAGCGGCCCTGCGGCTTCAAGAGAAGGGGGCTGAGGTCATTGTGCTGGCCTGCACAGGTTTTGTAACAATGAACTTTGCACCAGAGCTGGAGCATGCGCTGGGTATTCGAGCCGTTGATCCGATTGTGGCGCTTGGTGCGGCTGCTTCGATACACTGGCAGCCCCATCATGATGAAGCCCAGGCAGGATAG
- a CDS encoding OPT/YSL family transporter: MEHEQEKRHPKTFEPFAFILIVATSILGAIIGMQIVTSLGVTPNTAIIGALVAMLIARIPVNWFLRYKSVHRQNLVQTAISSATFGAANSLLIPIGIPYLMGTPDLVVPMLLGAALAMFADATILYKIFDSKLFPASGTWAPGVATAESIKAGDKGGKRAGLLGIGALIGVVGSYLSIPMSAFGVAFIGNIWALGMFGMGLLIRQYSMPLFQIDVNALYIAHGVMIGAGIVALIQAAILVFGFSKKKKDGTVILADTASEVEYTRPIAEARRTLGLGFIAYLVISLLIAIIGGLVTHMSAGMLIGFIVFAAFAAFVHEIIVGIAAMHSGWFPAFAVAFITLLGGMMIGFPPVALALLAGFSAATGPAFADMGYDLKTGYILRGNGKDKELEREGRKQQYITALIAFAVALVTVALAYPSYFAQNLVPPIDKVYVSTIQAGATPGIASQLLLWAIPGAILQLIGGSKRQLGVMFATGLLIATANACWAVLVGIAIRYLVTRFGKKETVASMTILAAGFIAGDALYNFFNSVFKLKK, from the coding sequence ATGGAACACGAACAAGAAAAGCGCCACCCGAAAACGTTTGAGCCTTTTGCATTTATTCTGATTGTAGCTACAAGTATTCTGGGAGCGATTATCGGGATGCAGATCGTAACCAGTCTCGGCGTAACCCCGAATACGGCCATCATCGGAGCGTTAGTTGCGATGTTGATTGCACGTATTCCAGTCAACTGGTTTTTACGATATAAATCCGTTCATCGTCAAAACTTGGTACAAACCGCTATTTCCTCAGCTACTTTCGGGGCAGCCAACAGCCTGCTGATTCCTATTGGAATCCCTTATCTTATGGGAACACCTGATTTGGTTGTACCGATGCTGCTGGGGGCGGCGTTAGCTATGTTCGCAGATGCGACGATACTTTATAAAATTTTTGATTCCAAGCTGTTTCCAGCTTCAGGCACCTGGGCTCCGGGGGTTGCAACAGCGGAATCGATCAAAGCCGGTGATAAAGGCGGCAAACGTGCCGGTTTGCTAGGCATTGGGGCACTGATCGGGGTAGTCGGCTCCTACTTGAGCATCCCGATGTCTGCCTTTGGGGTCGCATTTATCGGCAATATTTGGGCGCTAGGCATGTTCGGGATGGGTCTATTGATTCGCCAGTATTCCATGCCGCTATTTCAGATTGACGTTAATGCGCTCTACATCGCCCATGGCGTGATGATCGGGGCGGGTATTGTGGCGTTAATTCAGGCGGCTATACTCGTGTTTGGCTTTTCCAAGAAGAAAAAGGACGGCACCGTCATACTTGCAGATACAGCCTCGGAGGTGGAATATACCCGTCCGATTGCAGAGGCCCGTCGTACGCTTGGACTCGGTTTTATCGCTTATCTGGTTATTTCACTGCTGATCGCCATCATCGGCGGACTGGTTACACACATGTCGGCAGGTATGTTGATCGGCTTTATCGTATTTGCAGCCTTTGCCGCGTTTGTGCATGAAATTATCGTCGGTATCGCGGCTATGCATTCCGGTTGGTTTCCTGCCTTCGCAGTCGCTTTTATCACATTGCTCGGCGGAATGATGATCGGGTTTCCACCCGTGGCGCTGGCGCTGCTGGCCGGGTTTAGCGCAGCTACAGGTCCTGCTTTTGCTGACATGGGCTACGATTTGAAAACAGGCTACATCCTGCGCGGCAATGGCAAGGATAAAGAGCTGGAACGGGAAGGCAGAAAGCAGCAGTATATAACAGCCCTGATCGCGTTTGCGGTTGCACTGGTAACGGTAGCATTGGCTTATCCGAGCTATTTTGCACAAAATCTGGTGCCGCCGATTGATAAGGTATATGTGTCGACGATTCAGGCCGGGGCTACACCGGGGATTGCAAGTCAGCTTTTGCTGTGGGCGATTCCGGGAGCGATTCTCCAACTCATCGGTGGTTCTAAGCGCCAATTGGGCGTCATGTTTGCAACAGGGCTGTTGATTGCGACAGCTAACGCATGCTGGGCCGTGCTGGTCGGCATAGCGATCCGCTATCTGGTAACCCGTTTTGGGAAAAAGGAGACGGTAGCTTCTATGACGATTCTGGCTGCCGGTTTTATCGCAGGGGATGCTCTCTATAACTTCTTTAACTCCGTATTTAAACTAAAAAAGTGA
- a CDS encoding aminopeptidase, translating into MSQQRVEISKNVLQKCLGLTAGETLLVVTDDDKKELGESIYEAGKALGAEAAIMTMKVRSKSGEEPPAPVAEAMLRSSVVVCVTRYSLTHTHARKQAAAAGARLATMPGMTDDMFMNGAIAADYPKVKALTEEVTALLTAAKQVRIEKDGYSLSFTIEGRDGVPSTGMYLNPGESGNLPSGEAYIAPLEGTAQGQIVVDGSVAGIGALKEPLLLTVQNGRLIAAEGEAGQPLLDMLGEGDGRMLAEFGIGTNDKARITGVVLEDEKVYGTIHVAFGSNNTFGGTVAAGVHIDGVVQKPDVYLDDRLIMKAGQLLER; encoded by the coding sequence ATGAGTCAACAACGTGTTGAAATCAGTAAAAATGTATTGCAAAAATGTTTGGGACTCACCGCCGGAGAGACACTTCTCGTTGTCACCGACGATGATAAAAAGGAATTGGGCGAGTCCATATATGAAGCCGGCAAGGCACTGGGAGCAGAAGCGGCTATAATGACGATGAAGGTACGCTCCAAATCAGGCGAAGAGCCTCCGGCTCCTGTTGCCGAAGCGATGCTTCGCTCTAGCGTTGTTGTATGTGTCACCCGGTATTCACTGACACATACCCATGCCCGCAAGCAGGCCGCAGCGGCGGGAGCTCGTCTGGCGACCATGCCTGGTATGACAGATGACATGTTCATGAACGGGGCCATTGCTGCTGATTATCCCAAGGTCAAGGCGCTGACCGAAGAGGTGACCGCATTGCTGACAGCTGCCAAACAGGTACGGATTGAAAAGGATGGGTATAGCCTGAGTTTTACCATTGAAGGTCGTGACGGCGTTCCCAGCACAGGTATGTATTTGAACCCAGGCGAGTCCGGCAATCTGCCTTCCGGCGAAGCGTATATTGCTCCACTGGAAGGAACAGCTCAAGGCCAGATTGTGGTGGATGGTTCTGTGGCGGGAATCGGTGCATTAAAGGAGCCGCTCCTGCTGACAGTACAAAATGGCAGATTGATCGCTGCGGAAGGAGAAGCTGGACAGCCCCTGCTGGATATGCTGGGTGAAGGTGATGGCAGAATGCTGGCCGAGTTCGGTATTGGAACGAATGATAAAGCCCGCATTACGGGCGTTGTGCTGGAGGATGAGAAAGTATACGGCACGATCCATGTCGCTTTTGGCAGCAATAATACCTTTGGAGGAACGGTTGCCGCGGGTGTACATATTGACGGGGTCGTTCAAAAACCGGATGTATATCTGGATGATCGTCTGATTATGAAGGCTGGTCAATTGCTGGAGAGATAA
- a CDS encoding PucR family transcriptional regulator, whose product MKIPGVTVQELMAIPELKEAKVLSGEQGMNRFVRFIDIMEVPDLKGWIREGVLLMTTAYSIRHEPEVLCQIIQLLHQGGAAALAIKPTRFLTEIPRSALEASNACGLPVIEIPAEIPYTDITQRVMDMVLNRQAELLRRSEGIYRTLTTMVLENSGIQAVSDNIAELLKAPVALIDNGGQAIVTSPQGWDWKKAQDSRHFPINVDKRTVAKLVIARNELDDMEQVGIEQARLVMALELMREKAVEDTESRLRGNFIDELMTPPVPLRHEVERRGRQLGFNPAYDWEVAVLESAAAPPEETLSGLLNLESARRRVVSHIEFRSNRAVLFLPTLHSNDHQDGDGTEEERSWAETLKSWTSEKALGKGDYYIGIGSTRKLWELLQSYNEARRAITVSQRLYPDQRVCTYGDIEMHYMLGEAMDTEEFSNVFERKLGKLQQYDRSHGSDLLKTLFYYLENRGSLIDTANYLFIHRNSVKYRLERIRDMTDFDLNDPREQFICHTCLIHYYLREHK is encoded by the coding sequence ATGAAAATACCGGGTGTAACAGTTCAGGAGCTTATGGCAATCCCCGAGTTGAAGGAGGCAAAGGTATTAAGCGGAGAACAGGGGATGAACCGGTTTGTCCGTTTTATTGACATTATGGAGGTTCCCGATCTGAAAGGCTGGATTCGGGAGGGTGTATTGTTGATGACAACCGCTTATTCTATCCGCCATGAGCCTGAGGTATTGTGTCAAATCATTCAATTGCTGCATCAGGGCGGGGCGGCGGCGCTTGCGATCAAGCCGACCCGCTTTCTCACGGAAATCCCCCGCAGTGCGCTGGAGGCAAGCAATGCCTGCGGTCTTCCAGTGATTGAAATTCCAGCCGAAATTCCATATACAGATATTACACAGCGTGTCATGGATATGGTGCTGAACCGGCAGGCAGAGCTGCTGCGGCGCTCGGAAGGAATCTATCGAACCTTAACCACGATGGTTCTGGAGAACAGTGGCATACAGGCTGTTAGTGACAATATAGCAGAATTGCTTAAAGCTCCGGTTGCTTTGATTGATAATGGAGGTCAGGCTATTGTCACTTCACCACAAGGCTGGGATTGGAAGAAGGCGCAAGATTCTCGGCATTTTCCCATTAATGTCGATAAGCGCACGGTCGCCAAGCTGGTCATTGCCCGCAATGAGCTGGATGATATGGAGCAGGTTGGCATTGAACAGGCACGTCTGGTGATGGCGCTGGAATTAATGCGTGAAAAGGCGGTAGAAGATACGGAAAGTCGGCTGCGGGGGAATTTTATAGATGAGCTCATGACACCTCCGGTGCCGCTGCGCCATGAGGTTGAGCGGAGAGGGCGTCAATTGGGATTTAACCCGGCTTATGATTGGGAGGTTGCTGTCCTGGAGAGTGCTGCGGCTCCGCCCGAAGAGACTCTTTCCGGATTGCTGAACCTGGAATCGGCCCGACGGCGGGTAGTGTCTCATATTGAGTTCCGTTCCAACCGGGCGGTATTGTTTTTGCCTACGCTTCATTCCAATGATCATCAAGACGGGGATGGTACTGAGGAGGAACGATCCTGGGCGGAAACGCTGAAGAGCTGGACAAGTGAAAAAGCTTTGGGCAAGGGTGATTATTATATAGGCATCGGAAGTACCAGAAAGCTGTGGGAGCTGCTCCAAAGCTACAATGAGGCACGGCGCGCGATTACGGTATCGCAGCGGCTGTATCCCGATCAACGTGTCTGCACATACGGCGATATAGAGATGCACTATATGCTTGGAGAAGCGATGGACACAGAGGAATTTTCAAATGTATTCGAACGCAAGCTGGGGAAACTTCAGCAATATGATCGGTCACATGGCAGCGATTTACTCAAAACGTTATTTTATTATTTGGAGAACAGGGGCAGTCTGATAGATACGGCGAATTATCTTTTTATACATCGTAATTCAGTAAAATACAGACTGGAACGGATTCGTGATATGACGGATTTTGATCTTAACGATCCACGCGAGCAGTTTATATGCCATACCTGTCTGATTCATTATTATTTGCGGGAGCATAAGTAG
- a CDS encoding response regulator transcription factor codes for MDKKILVADDEPSIRNALAYALKREGFVVETAVDGEDALEKVRLFHPDVLVLDVMMPKLGGYEVCRRLESRKGIGILLLTAKNDIVDKVLGLELGADDFMSKPFDLRELLARIKALVRRLKREGAPAPEGAETVLGPLRVRPSSRTAEIGATTLDLTPKEFDVLALLVSHAGRVYTRDELLEQVWGFDYVGGTRTVDIHIQRLRKKLGPHQAILQTVYGIGYKAEKIT; via the coding sequence ATGGATAAAAAAATACTGGTAGCGGATGATGAGCCCAGTATTCGGAATGCGCTGGCCTATGCGTTAAAAAGGGAAGGCTTTGTGGTGGAAACCGCCGTTGATGGCGAGGACGCATTGGAAAAAGTACGTTTGTTTCACCCGGATGTGCTGGTATTAGACGTGATGATGCCCAAATTGGGCGGATATGAGGTGTGCCGCCGGTTGGAAAGTCGGAAGGGCATCGGTATTTTACTGCTGACTGCCAAAAACGATATCGTGGATAAGGTACTTGGGCTGGAACTGGGCGCGGACGATTTTATGAGCAAGCCGTTTGATCTGAGAGAGCTGCTCGCACGTATCAAGGCGTTGGTGCGGAGGCTGAAGCGAGAAGGAGCGCCTGCGCCGGAAGGAGCGGAAACGGTGCTTGGACCGTTACGGGTACGTCCGTCCAGCCGAACGGCTGAAATCGGAGCAACGACGCTGGATCTCACTCCCAAGGAATTTGATGTGCTGGCGCTGTTGGTGTCCCATGCCGGAAGAGTGTATACCCGGGACGAGCTGCTGGAGCAGGTGTGGGGCTTCGATTATGTGGGCGGAACACGGACGGTGGATATCCATATCCAGCGCCTTCGCAAGAAGCTTGGACCACATCAGGCGATATTGCAGACCGTGTATGGTATCGGCTATAAGGCAGAGAAAATAACGTGA
- a CDS encoding sensor histidine kinase: MKLQNKIHTYTSLLLAVLLVAIHFSVYFLFSQLSINSRKDQVEATAENIIRGIQRAPASVAAEDLLRAYVPLDGMLRLMNPKGDFLPPITSSSEQSLSLMKSAYNETRQVRMITHENKRYILVSVPMIWTNGEVVNLQVTESLQPTMQTLQVLRIVLVAVTGIALIPVMISGRLLGRLITRPITSMIRTMKEIQRSGKFKRLSLDATSRDELVEMGETFNDMIELLERNFVRQEQFVSNASHELKTPLTIIESYASLLKRRGLQHPNIFAESVEAIHSEAIRMKDMIEQLLHLAKNEEQWNVVLEPVRLTKVATELKATFENAFARQIHLDIQADCIGYTDENKLKQLLFIFLDNARKYSDEPVRLTIDAVGDTPQPCIRITDRGIGIPEDKLSKVFDRFYRVDEARNREEGGAGLGLALATGIAQAIHAHIGLESIQGSGTTATIILPSVPK; the protein is encoded by the coding sequence ATGAAGCTGCAAAACAAAATCCATACCTACACCTCGTTGCTACTTGCAGTCTTGCTTGTCGCCATTCATTTTTCGGTTTATTTTCTATTCAGCCAGCTTTCTATCAACAGTCGCAAGGATCAGGTAGAAGCCACAGCGGAGAATATCATTCGCGGTATTCAGCGCGCTCCGGCATCGGTAGCGGCAGAGGATCTTCTTCGAGCCTATGTACCGCTGGATGGCATGCTTCGGCTAATGAATCCGAAGGGTGATTTTCTCCCCCCCATCACCTCTTCTTCGGAGCAATCTCTCAGCTTGATGAAGAGTGCTTATAATGAGACACGACAAGTTCGCATGATTACCCATGAAAACAAGCGCTACATTCTTGTTTCCGTCCCCATGATTTGGACCAATGGCGAGGTTGTCAATCTTCAGGTGACCGAAAGTCTGCAACCGACGATGCAGACACTGCAGGTACTCAGAATTGTACTTGTAGCTGTCACCGGAATTGCACTCATTCCTGTCATGATATCGGGCAGACTGCTCGGGCGACTGATTACACGTCCCATTACCTCTATGATTCGCACGATGAAAGAGATTCAACGTAGTGGAAAATTCAAACGGCTTTCGCTTGACGCTACATCACGCGACGAGCTGGTCGAGATGGGAGAAACGTTTAATGACATGATTGAATTGCTGGAACGCAACTTTGTCCGGCAAGAACAATTTGTCTCTAATGCATCCCATGAATTGAAAACACCTCTTACCATTATTGAAAGTTATGCCAGTCTGCTAAAACGTCGGGGTCTACAGCATCCCAACATCTTCGCCGAGTCTGTTGAAGCTATCCATTCCGAGGCAATACGAATGAAGGACATGATAGAGCAGCTTCTTCATTTGGCCAAAAACGAGGAACAATGGAATGTCGTATTGGAGCCTGTACGCCTGACCAAAGTGGCGACCGAATTGAAAGCTACATTTGAAAATGCCTTTGCCCGGCAAATCCACCTGGACATACAGGCAGACTGCATCGGCTATACCGATGAAAATAAACTAAAGCAACTGCTATTTATCTTTTTGGATAATGCACGCAAATACAGTGACGAGCCAGTGCGGCTAACCATCGATGCCGTAGGCGATACGCCCCAGCCCTGTATTAGAATCACGGATCGGGGAATTGGAATTCCAGAGGATAAGCTATCTAAAGTATTTGACCGCTTCTATCGCGTAGATGAAGCCAGAAACCGTGAGGAAGGTGGCGCCGGTCTAGGCCTGGCACTGGCTACAGGAATTGCTCAAGCTATTCACGCACACATTGGACTGGAAAGTATACAGGGAAGTGGCACAACAGCAACGATCATCCTCCCTTCCGTTCCAAAATAA
- a CDS encoding AroM family protein, producing the protein MKQRQGFRMHKLGMITIGQAPRSDVAPIVERALEGRAELVQAGALDGLSSDYIQQHLSPSPEEYVLTSRLTTGESVVISREKIQPLLQDKITRMEEQGIRTILLLCTGVFPGLHTRTAFLIEPDHVLPPVLKAMSSGRRLGLIGPLEEQKDNLKLKFSPYGLNPQFAAASPYSGSMEEFRQAAGQFKDQADLIVLDCMGYTETHRELVTRYAGVPVILSNALIGKLVSEMV; encoded by the coding sequence ATGAAGCAAAGGCAGGGATTCAGGATGCATAAGCTAGGGATGATTACGATTGGACAAGCTCCCCGGTCGGATGTGGCCCCTATTGTAGAAAGGGCCTTGGAAGGCCGGGCAGAACTGGTACAGGCAGGCGCGCTGGACGGGCTTTCATCCGACTATATACAACAGCATCTATCGCCGTCGCCGGAAGAATATGTATTGACCTCGCGTCTGACAACCGGGGAGTCGGTGGTCATTTCACGTGAGAAAATCCAGCCGCTGCTTCAGGACAAAATCACACGTATGGAGGAGCAGGGAATACGTACGATTTTGCTGCTTTGTACTGGCGTATTTCCCGGATTGCACACTCGAACGGCTTTTTTAATCGAACCGGATCATGTGCTTCCGCCTGTACTTAAAGCCATGTCGAGCGGAAGAAGACTTGGACTGATTGGACCGCTCGAAGAGCAGAAGGATAACCTCAAGCTGAAATTTAGTCCTTACGGATTGAATCCCCAGTTTGCAGCGGCCTCGCCTTACAGTGGTAGTATGGAGGAATTTCGCCAAGCTGCCGGACAGTTCAAGGATCAAGCCGATCTTATTGTACTCGACTGTATGGGATATACGGAGACACATAGAGAGCTGGTGACGCGTTATGCAGGGGTTCCGGTCATATTGTCTAATGCCTTGATCGGCAAGCTCGTATCGGAAATGGTGTGA
- a CDS encoding response regulator transcription factor — translation MNQSILIVEDEEKIARLLEIELEFEGYRVVKEKNGIDGLETYYKGTWDLVLLDIMVPGLSGTQLLQRIRKNDANIPVILLTAKSSIADKVEGLDLGANDYITKPFVIEELLARVRAALRVAATKDTAPRMADTWLGAGDLRLHEGTREVLRGEHSVDLTPREFDLLVHLLRHQRQVLSREQLLENVWGIDYVGDTNVVDVYIRYVRNKIDPTRQLPELIHTVRGIGYVLKESV, via the coding sequence ATGAATCAATCCATTCTGATCGTGGAAGACGAAGAGAAAATTGCCCGGCTTCTAGAGATCGAGCTTGAATTTGAAGGATATCGAGTGGTTAAAGAAAAAAACGGAATTGACGGACTGGAGACGTATTACAAAGGGACATGGGATCTGGTATTACTGGATATTATGGTTCCTGGTCTCAGCGGCACCCAGCTGCTGCAACGGATTCGTAAGAATGATGCCAACATTCCTGTCATTTTACTAACGGCTAAAAGTTCCATTGCGGATAAGGTGGAGGGGCTTGATTTGGGAGCCAACGACTACATTACCAAACCGTTTGTGATTGAAGAGCTCCTTGCACGTGTACGAGCCGCGCTCAGAGTAGCCGCAACGAAGGACACAGCTCCGCGGATGGCAGACACATGGCTTGGTGCAGGGGATTTACGCCTCCATGAAGGTACCCGTGAGGTTCTTCGGGGGGAGCACAGCGTTGACCTTACGCCGCGAGAATTTGACTTGCTCGTTCATTTACTGCGACATCAGCGGCAGGTGCTGAGCCGTGAGCAATTATTGGAGAATGTATGGGGTATAGACTATGTTGGCGACACCAACGTGGTAGATGTGTATATTCGGTATGTGCGCAATAAAATCGACCCCACTCGCCAGCTCCCCGAATTAATTCATACTGTACGGGGTATTGGTTATGTGTTGAAGGAATCCGTATGA
- a CDS encoding DUF1177 domain-containing protein — protein MALQQTLTVFEALDSAYVNGERVKQLFAGYEDIEVTVKQVTGAKGSTDFIHVLIPGTEGKSSGGTAPTFGIVGRLGGIGARPSRIGLVSDADGAIAAVAAALKLADMQIKGDRLKGDVIVTTHICPDAPTRPHEPVDFMDSPVDIVDMNRHEIDPGMEAILSIDTTKGNRVINHKGIAISPTVKEGYILRVSEDLLRLMEQTTAQLPVTFPVTMQDITPYGNDLYHINSILQPAVATDAPVVGVAITAQAAVPGCGTGASHEIDIATAVRFSIETAKEFTNGTCRFYDPQEFARITALYGSMKILQTAGSAQSQG, from the coding sequence ATGGCACTTCAACAAACATTAACCGTATTCGAAGCGCTGGACAGCGCGTATGTGAATGGAGAGCGAGTGAAGCAGCTTTTTGCTGGATACGAGGATATTGAGGTAACCGTAAAACAGGTGACCGGAGCGAAGGGAAGCACGGATTTTATCCATGTGCTTATTCCCGGTACAGAAGGTAAAAGCTCGGGAGGTACAGCACCAACATTCGGTATTGTTGGTCGCCTGGGCGGGATCGGCGCACGACCATCCCGAATTGGCCTCGTATCTGATGCCGATGGAGCGATTGCGGCGGTGGCGGCTGCGCTAAAGCTGGCAGACATGCAGATTAAAGGTGATAGGCTGAAGGGGGATGTGATTGTCACCACCCACATTTGCCCGGATGCACCTACGCGCCCGCATGAGCCGGTTGATTTTATGGATTCACCTGTGGATATTGTGGACATGAATCGCCATGAGATTGATCCCGGGATGGAAGCTATTTTGTCCATCGACACCACCAAAGGCAATCGTGTTATTAATCATAAAGGAATCGCAATTTCACCTACGGTGAAGGAAGGCTATATTTTGCGGGTCAGTGAGGATTTATTGCGTCTGATGGAACAGACTACGGCACAATTGCCTGTTACTTTTCCGGTTACGATGCAGGATATCACGCCGTATGGCAACGACCTGTATCATATTAATTCGATTTTACAGCCTGCTGTAGCGACGGATGCACCTGTAGTCGGTGTTGCGATTACAGCACAGGCGGCTGTACCGGGATGCGGTACAGGGGCAAGTCATGAGATTGATATTGCCACTGCCGTAAGATTTTCGATTGAAACCGCCAAGGAATTTACGAATGGGACTTGTAGATTTTATGATCCGCAGGAATTTGCCAGAATCACCGCATTGTATGGCTCCATGAAAATATTGCAGACAGCAGGCAGTGCTCAAAGCCAGGGCTGA